DNA sequence from the Butyricimonas faecalis genome:
ATGATTTTAGATTTATGATTTCAAATTTCAATTTGTAATCTGTTAACTTGTTAGTTGCCACAGACAATTTATTGTAAATTCAGTTTTTTCAATACCCATATCGCGGACTTCAACTCCTGCGAAGACAAGGTGAAACTTATATCCGTATGTACCTGATCCACGATCTGCCTTAACTCCCGACGAGACTCTACCCCTTTTTCCGTCAGGACCACGAAATTACTCCGTTTGTCCTCCTTATCCATCTTTCGTTGTACATACCCTCTTTTCTGTAAGGTATTCAATAGTTTCGTGACATTATACTTATCCTTTTGAAGACGTTTGGAAATATTTTGCTGGTTCACATGATCCTGTTCCCACAATACTTCCAGAAGTTCGTACTGCTCCCGGCTAAGATCATACCCGGCATTTTGGAAACTTCGATTCAAAACTTTCGTGTAACCTCTTTCGGCCTTGCTCAAAAGAGCTACTAATTCACTTACTTCCGTCATGGTCGTTGCATTTTATACTATGCACAAACTTAATTATTTTTATTGAAAAAAACGGTAATATCTGCTAAAATATTACCGTTTTTTTATTTCTATCTTGTCATCTTTACTTTATCACCTCTCCATTCTCGTAGTAACAATCCTTTTCCAAGAAAGAAAAATAGGCATCACTTTCCGGGTATCCGATCTCTTTCAGACACTCGAAGATAATCTTTGCCACCATATTTTGCTGTTCCAACGAACGTTTAAAATACTCTACCTTCACGAAAGGATAAGCTGATGACTGATTTTCTCCCGTGACAAAAGAGGAATTCACCACCTCCAGCACAACCGTCTCTCTCGGACATCCCAGGGTGCGAACGATTTCCGAAATCAATCGCTCCCCAACCAAGTCCAATCTACTTTTTTCTACTGCATGAAACCTTAAAAATGGCATAACAAATTAATTTAGATGCAGAATTGAAAATAATTTTCTTTCCTACAAGGTTATACATCAAATATATCTTTTCCCGGTTCTCGTAAAGCAATCATTATCCGTTTTCAATTTTCCATTTTCAATTGCTTAAAGAACCATTCTGCCGTCTCCCTCACCTTCTTCACCACGTCATCTAACGGCAATGGCATTTGTCCTCCGGCAGCATTTAAATGTCCTCCTCCATTGAAGAACTCTTTCGCCCACAAATTCACGGGGATATTCCCTTTGGACCGAAACGACAGTTTCACTTTGTCCTTACGCTCGGTAATTTGTACGGAAACCAGTACATTTTCTATAGACAACGGAATATTCACCAGTCCCTCCAGATCCCCGTCTTTATAATTGTACAATTCCAACTCCTGAAAAGTAATCGGAATCGTTGCTACTGGAAAATGCTCATCCACGGTCAATTTATTCAACAGGCAATTCCCCGTCAAGCGTAACCGGGAAAGCGTATTCCGCTGATAAAGCTGTTCGTGTACATAATCCTTATTCAGTCCTAAGGCTAGTAAATCGGCAATCACCCGATAAGTCTCCGGATGAGATGAATTGTGACTTAACCCACCCGTATCCGTTGAAATTCCGGTATAAATAGCATTCGCTATATCCGTGTCTATGATCTCTTTACCCCACACCTTGGCGATCACGTTATAAAGCAATTCGCACGTGGAAGAAACACTTGTATCTGAAATCTGGTATGTCACCTTATCCGGATCCGGATGGTGATCGATCATAATCACCTCTCCCTCAAATTCCTTCACGAAAGGTTCCAAATCTCCCTCGCGAGCCACGGTATTGTGATCCAGCATAAATAATATATCCGCTTTATGTAACCACTGTTTACACTCTTTCGGACGATTCTGAAAAGATATAGCATCCGGGATACGTTTCAACCATTTTAAATAATCCGGAATATAATCGCATGTCATCAACTGTGCCTGTATCCCCACCCGATCCAACACCTGCCACAAGGCGGAACATGATCCGGCTGCATCTCCATCCGGCGATATATGAGGTATAATCACGACCTTTAAGTTCCTGTTGGCAAGCTTCTCTTTTATTTTCTCTATGATTGTTTCGTACATTTGCATGACCTTTTTCTATTCTTTTCCAAGTATGAATTCTCGCAAAAGTAGAAAAAAACTGCTTTCCTGATATGAAATATGAAATTTAAATGCACGTAAACCTAAAATAATTGCTGTTTTGTCCTTCGCTTTTAAAACATCTATTTAACACTTGTTACATAATTCTTCTATAGGGATAATCCTAAAATTTAGGACATCACATTGTTTGTATAAAGTAATGATCATATTAAAAATAATACTACAAAGAGGGGAAAATGATTCATTATCATGTAACCTAAAGGCTACTCCACCGTATCTATTATAGATTTGTAAAATTAGAATATTATGAAAATAAACAATTACAACAGAAAAAGAGACTTATTTGCAATATGTACCAGTCTCGTACTCTCCATTTTTTTGACTATATCCTGTAACAAAGACGAGGAAAGCACCCCTAAAACAGAGGCAAATGCTTCCTTGACAATCTCATTAAAAGGAGAATACGGAAAAGGACGGGCAACTATAGGTCAAGGAGATGACGAAACCCTCAAAGAAGCCGAAAATAAAATATACAAGGCTACAGTATTCGTGTTCAATACAAATGGCGTTTTAGATAAGAAAGCAGACATCACATCTCCAGACAAAAGTGTGAAAATCGAGAATTTAACAGCCGGGAAAAAGAATGTGGTTGTCGTAGCCAATGTACCGGAAAGCATCAATTTTCCAGAATCCATTAATTACAATTGGTTTAACAAAAGCGAGAACATTATCGACCTAGAGACACAATATACAATCGATAAAGGGCTTTTCATGAGCGGACAGGCATCCGTAGAATTAGTCGCCAATCAAACCAAAGAGACGACAATACCGATCAGTCGACTCGTTGCCAAAGTGAAATTAGGCAAGGTAACCATCGAACCGGAAGCAGGACATGACATTAGCGAGTTCAACCTAGAAAAAGTACTTATCATGAATGCCAGAGGATCTGCACTCATGGGACTTCCGGCAACGAATTACACATTGAATTATCTATACGGGGCAATGCCGGTAAATGGTAACATCGAAAAGTCTTATCTATCCGAAACAATTAGTGCAGCAGACTACACGGGGCGTTATTTCTACGTATTACCTAGCGACAATGATGACGGTCATACCACACTCATCACGTTAGCGGCAACCTACAAAGGAATACCTACCTACTTCCCATTTCGCATCAATAACAAAACAGCGGAATCCGAGGGTGAAACTACTGATGGGAAATTTATAGAACGTAACCATATCTACACAATTAATATAACAATCAAGCGTTTAGGTAACGGTAGTGTTGATCCGACTGAACCTGGTGATCCTGCAGCACTTGTTGTAACGGTAGAGCCACAAGATTGGGAAACAGAGATCATTCAAAATGTAGAGTGGTAAATTATAAACCTTTTCCATTAGCCCACCGTGAAAAATATACAACATCAAACACATCAGTTATGGCAAATACTACCCTTGCTCGGCTTCCTCTTGAACGGTTGTATTTTTAAAGGAGACGATTGTTCACCCAAAATGAAGGACAGATACATCATTTTACAAATAGTGGACAAAGCTACAGGAAAGGACATCACGGAAACAGGGGAAGCTGGTAACGCACAACTTTACCTATTTTCACCGGAAGGAGAATATGCCGGGCAATTCTTGGCAAGTAGTGAGCAAATCAAAAATCACACGCCCATCTTATTGCCCACCGGAAAACTCGATAAATACCATGTCACCGCTTGGGCAAACATGGGAACAAGCCAGCATTTTCTCCTTCCATCCGAAAATAGCCAGATTGAAGAACAAGCCGTTTTCCTGATTAAGGGAGAGAACGAATATCAACAAAACCCGGATAATCTGTTTTTCGGGAGTACGAACCTTTCCGCGATAGAAGAGAGTTCTCCCGAAAAAATAACACTTGTCCGCAAAAATGCACGAATGCACATCACCGTAAGGGGATTAGACACAAATACACCGGAAGACGACTACTATCTGACCATACAAATCCCGAATAACGGTTATAATTTCTCAGGCAAACCGTCAGATGGTGTTACCACCTTTCGAGAAACAGGAAAGTTCGAGGACAACGGGGACTTTTCCACTCGGGAAACGTTCAACCTAATTCACACGGATGAAGAAAACACCGCCTCAATCAGCGGGGTGACAGTTTGCCTCTACGAAAAATCTTCCGGACGCTCGACAGAACGCCTGCTCGTTGCAACAACACAAGATCGTTACGGACAACCACTTTCCCTCCCCTCGGGACAAACCGTCAATTTACTTATAGATCTTAGAGAGGGAACAAACATCACCGTCTACACGCGAATCACGCCGTGGGACGAAATTTACCAATGGACAATCTGGTAAACATAAAAAGAAAGAGCCATGAATAAGTATAAAAACATACATCACATTAACTTCGGCATGAAGGGACAAATCGTCCACTCTATATTGACAATGATTGGGTTACTGCCGTTCTACTTCTTTTTTGTTGCCTGTTCCGATGAAATACAAAATGAATTGACAACAGAGAATCTGCGCGACAACGAAGCTTTGGTACACCTAACCGTAAACTTACCGTCATCATCCGTTCCCCGAAATACCACAAGAGCAATCAACCAGACTGATAACATCGAAAATCGAATAGAAGAAATCATCATACTCGTGTTCGAAGAAGAAAACGAACAATACATTTATCGTTACATGGCAACAGGAAAGCGAATTCAAGCTACCAACAACACGACACAATTCCAAGCAAAACTCACCGGTACCACAAAGTCGATCAAGTTAATGCTGGCAGGTAATTACGGTGACGCCTTTGCAGAATACGCTCCCTCCCCCGGTAACAGCGAGGATGAAGTCAAAGCAAATATGGGAACTACTTTTACTGGTATTCTGGAAAACCTGCCCATGTACGGTGAAATCACCATAAAGGAAGGATTACACACGAATGAAGACAATAATTTCAATGTCAAGATGTTGCGTTCCGTGGCAAGAATCGATATCGAAAAGTCTCTTAATGCAATTTCACGTCCTTTCGTGATTGAAAGTGTACGTGTTTATCGTCCGAATAACAAATTACAAATAGCACCTCAAGAAGCCATTGACGAAGTAAATCCAATCGTTACGAAACCGTCGATTTTCACCCATGCACAAAAATCAACCACCCCCATAAACGTGGAAATAAAAGAAGACGACCCCACTTCCATCACGGGCATTTACGTGTCGGAAGCCAACAGCGAATCCGATCCGGAAGCACAATTGACGGAAGCCACCTGTATCGTTGTCGGTGGCTATTATGACGGACAAACAAAACCTACATACTATCGAATTGACTTCAATCCGGGGTATGCAGAACATCCGTTCGGACAAATATTAAGAAACCACAAATATATTTTTCGCATCAAACAAGTGAACGGTTCCGGCTGGAGCGAACCGGACCTAGCCGCGACCCATAAAGCCACGGGTATCACGGCCGAAATTGAAGCTTGGGAAGATTTCACAACAACCATGTTTTTCGAGGGAGACAACTATTTTGGGGTGTCCTCACGAAATGTATCGCTCGGCTACCTGAGCGGGAAAACAAAAAGCATTGATATCCAAACAAGTGTACCTTTTACCATACAATGGTTAGACCTCGCCGGCTCCCCCATAGGGAATATAATAATAGGAAACGATAGTATTTTACCGAATAACGAAAATTTTTCAGTTCAAATCCAACAAGATACCGGGGAAAACATCTCGCATTTAGTGTTCACCACCACGAAAGACAACCGCACGGACCAAAACGTAACTTCTAAATTACGGATAACTGCAAGTCGCTGGATATTAGACATCACCGTAACGCAGGAAAATCCAAGCAAATACAGTAACCGTGTCGTTCGAGTCTTTTCTGTCAGGAGTGTTGGCTCATTGGGAGCAAATCCACCTTCCAACACAAGTGGGTTAGCGTTACGACGAATATTGGATAATCCTACAAATTTTTCACCCGAGGGTACCGTAATCATTGGAGGATTTGCGTTCTCTGAAGGCAGTACTAGCGATTTACAACAAACCAGTACAAGCAACAAGGAAACATATAACAGTATCAAACAAACATTGAACGCGCAAGATGTCATCTACCTGAGTTACAACACGCCCATTTCGGAAGAACTAGCACAAGTCATACTTGCATGGCTTGAAGGAAGTCCCAATCGGGTATTAATCGTGGGAACAGATACTCAGGCAACCAATTTGGCACTATTAAAACACTTGACACAAGACGGAACATGGACATTCAACAATACTAACAACGGTTTTAAATGCGCCCCGCAAACGGAAGATAACAAACGCTTTTTTTCCTCCCCTTTTGGCATCGTGACAAAAGATGCTTCCATCCAACGCGTTGACGGAATCTTTGGTCTATGCTCCGATTATCCCAAAGATGTAACCCCTCTTGCCGTAAGCAATACGGATAGCAAGGCACAAGTGCTGGGAATAAATCTAAAAAAACGCATCATATATCATGGAGATGCCAATCTCAATCAAAATGGGCCATTATCTTCAAACGGTACAATCACAACAGACTTCGATCGTTTGACCGCCAACATGTGGGCATGGATCGTGGAACAAGTATGTGAGACGGAATAATTTTAAAGTTTTACGAATATCAAAAAACAACGACTGGTAATCAGAAAAGTACTGATTCTTTCCATGATATAATGAAAACTAGGGGAAATCCTACTGAAAAGCTATGGAAATAATCCCACTTAATCGTTGCTCAACCGTTGTACACACGTTGCTCAGCCGTCCCAGAACGGCTGAGCTTCGAGTAAACTTCGAATAAGCGCCGGGTAAGTGGGATTATTTGGGTGTATTTACTACTTTATTTGGGTAAGATTTGAGTAATATCACGGGAGTAAATTTCTTAGTTTTACAATGATGTGTCAAAACTCCATGTTTAAACTCCCTCCCGGCTTTGCTCTATATAGGGAATTGTTTTTCTTTAAATAAAAAGAGCGTCCGACTCCAAAACTGTCGAACGCTCTCTTTTATTTTAAATCCCGCTACTATTCCCACTCAATCGTGGCTGGCGGTTTTGAGCTGATGTCATAAACAACGCGGTTAATTCCTCGGACATTATTAATGATCTTGTTAGACACTTTTGCCAGGAATTCATAAGGCAAGTGACACCAATCGGCTGTCATCCCATCCGTTGACTCCACGGCACGCAGGGCAACCACGCTTTCATACGTACGCTCGTCACCCATCACGCCGACACTCTTGATAGGAAGTAAGATGGTTCCGGCTTGCCATACTTTATCGTACAAACCCTCTTCCTGCAACATGGTAATATAGATGTGATCCGCTTCCTGCAACAACCTCACTTTCTCCTTCGTGATCTCGCCCAAAATACGGATGGCCAAACCCGGTCCGGGGAAAGGATGGCGTTTCAAGAACTTATCTGCCAATCCGAGACTCTTACCCACACGGCGAACTTCATCCTTGAATAACAGACGTAAAGGCTCCACGACTTTCAGTTTCATGTAATCGGGCAAACCTCCCACGTTATGATGTGACTTGATGGTCTGTGACGGCCCGTTCACTGACGATGATTCAATCACGTCAGGATAAATCGTACCTTGTCCCAACCATTTTGCATCTTTCACTTTACGCGACTCTTCGTCGAATACATCCACGAATGTAGCTCCGATAATCTTACGTTTCTTCTCCGGATCTTCGATACCTGCCAGACGGGAAAGGAAAAGATCACCTGCATCCACTCCGATGACGTTCAACCCGAGTTCCTTGTAATTCTCAAGTACATCCGAGAACTCGTTTTTCCGCAACAAACCATTGTCCACGAAAATACAAGTCAAATTCTTACCGATAGCCCGGTGTAATAACATGGCGGCAACGGTAGAGTCTACTCCCCCCGATAAACCAAGAATTACCCGGTCTTCGCCGATTTTTTCTTTCAATTCGGCAACCGTAGTCTCGATAAAAGAATCCGGTGTCCAGTCTTGTTTACAACCGCAGATATCTACCACGAAATTCTTCAGCAAGGCAGTTCCTTCCGTGCTGTGGTACACCTCCGGGTGGAATTGAATACCGAAAGTTTCTTCTCCCTCGATGCGATAAGCTGCATTCTCCACGTCAGACGTGCTGGCAACCACCGTGTAATGCGAAGGCAATACCTCGATCGTGTCACCGTGAGACATCCACACCTGTGAATGTTGGCTGATATTTTTAAACAACGGGCAGGAATTATCAACAAACGATAAATTCGCCCGACCGTACTCTCTCTTGTTTGAAGCTTTGACTTCCCCCCCGAAATAATGGGCCAAATACTGAGCCCCGTAGCACACTCCCAGTAACGGCAATTTTCCTTTTATAGAAGACAAATCCGGTTGTGGAGCCTTCTCGTCGCGCACGGAAAAAGGACTTCCCGAAAGGATCACACCTTTCACGGAAGCGTCAAGTGCAGGATAATGATTGAAAGGGTAAATCTCGCAATAGACATTCAGTTCCCGCACGCGTCTCGCTATCAACTGCGTGTACTGTGAACCGAAATCCAGTATTAGAATTTTTTCTTGCATGTGAATCGCTTATTTATTTTCGGACAAATATACGTTTTTTTCGCTGGAACTTTAAAAAAAGTTACAACGAAAAAGTTACAGGTTACAAGTTAACAAGTTACAAGTTATCAATATGCTTATAACATACTGATATGCAGCATCAAAAATGACGTTATTTCGTAACCTTAAATCCCCAGAAACCGTAATTCACTTGCAGTTTACAATTTTAACCTGTAACTTGTAACCTGCAAACTTGTAACTTTTATTCTTATGCACAACACGAGAGATAGTTTTGGTTCTAAATTCGGGGCAATAGCTGCGCTGGCAGGTTCTGCAGTCGGCTTGGGAAATATTTGGAAATTCCCCTACGAGGCGGGGTGTAACGGCGGAGGTGCATTTCTTCTGGTGTACATATTTTTCACAGTAGCCATAGGATTACCGGTAATGCTTTCGGAATTTGCCTTAGGACGCTATTCCGGAAGAAATGCTTTCGGAACCTTCGATCGTTTGGAACCTAAAACAGCCTGGCGTTATTTTGGGGTACTGGTTCTTCTTGCGGCCACGATGATTCTCTCTTTTTACGGGACAGTTGCCGGTTGGACGTTGGAATATGTCTTTAAATCTTTCACTTTCTCCTTTCATGCCGGTACCGACGTTGACTTGAATACCATGTATTCAGACTTTATCACGAATTCCTATAAACCCGTGTTTTGGCAAATCGTGTTCATGACTCTTACCGGGTTTATCGTGCTGGCAGGAGTAAAAAAAGGTATCGAACGATACACCAAACTCATGATGCCCCTCCTTTTCGTGCTTATCGTGATACTCGGAATCCGGGCATGTACGCTGGACGGGGCCATGGAAGGGATAAAATTTCTTTTCTTACCCAAGTTTTCAGAACTTACTTCGCGGGGGGTACTTTCTGCTCTGGGACAAGCCTTTTTCTCCTTGTCAATCGGCATGGGTGTTCTCTTGACTTATGCCTCTTACATCAAAAAGGGTGAAAACCTGACTTCTATATCTTTGCAAGTGATTTGTGCGGACACGTTGATCGCCGTGTTGGCAGGAGTTGCCATATTTCCTGCCGTGTTCGCTTTCAACATCGCACCGGATTCCGGACCGGGCCTCGTGTTTCTCACACTACCGCAGGTATTTCAAAGTATGGCTTTCGGACAACTATGGGCAATTCTTTTCTTTCTCCTGCTAACCATGGCCGCCCTCACCTCCTCTATTTCCCTTTTGGAGGTAATTGTTGCCTTTTTCGTGGAAGAAAAGCACGTAAGTCGCTGTAAAGCAACCATCATATCCACGACAGTAGTCATAATCTTCGGGATTTTATGTACCCTTTCTTTTGGACCGTTAAAAGAAGTCCATA
Encoded proteins:
- the guaA gene encoding glutamine-hydrolyzing GMP synthase, whose protein sequence is MQEKILILDFGSQYTQLIARRVRELNVYCEIYPFNHYPALDASVKGVILSGSPFSVRDEKAPQPDLSSIKGKLPLLGVCYGAQYLAHYFGGEVKASNKREYGRANLSFVDNSCPLFKNISQHSQVWMSHGDTIEVLPSHYTVVASTSDVENAAYRIEGEETFGIQFHPEVYHSTEGTALLKNFVVDICGCKQDWTPDSFIETTVAELKEKIGEDRVILGLSGGVDSTVAAMLLHRAIGKNLTCIFVDNGLLRKNEFSDVLENYKELGLNVIGVDAGDLFLSRLAGIEDPEKKRKIIGATFVDVFDEESRKVKDAKWLGQGTIYPDVIESSSVNGPSQTIKSHHNVGGLPDYMKLKVVEPLRLLFKDEVRRVGKSLGLADKFLKRHPFPGPGLAIRILGEITKEKVRLLQEADHIYITMLQEEGLYDKVWQAGTILLPIKSVGVMGDERTYESVVALRAVESTDGMTADWCHLPYEFLAKVSNKIINNVRGINRVVYDISSKPPATIEWE
- a CDS encoding sodium-dependent transporter; translated protein: MHNTRDSFGSKFGAIAALAGSAVGLGNIWKFPYEAGCNGGGAFLLVYIFFTVAIGLPVMLSEFALGRYSGRNAFGTFDRLEPKTAWRYFGVLVLLAATMILSFYGTVAGWTLEYVFKSFTFSFHAGTDVDLNTMYSDFITNSYKPVFWQIVFMTLTGFIVLAGVKKGIERYTKLMMPLLFVLIVILGIRACTLDGAMEGIKFLFLPKFSELTSRGVLSALGQAFFSLSIGMGVLLTYASYIKKGENLTSISLQVICADTLIAVLAGVAIFPAVFAFNIAPDSGPGLVFLTLPQVFQSMAFGQLWAILFFLLLTMAALTSSISLLEVIVAFFVEEKHVSRCKATIISTTVVIIFGILCTLSFGPLKEVHIGNLSIFGIFDYISSNILLPVGGILISIYVGWRFDRRLLEAELTNNGELKLWLLKPLIFVLKYVAPLFILVILLHSLGLF
- a CDS encoding fimbrial protein, translating into MKINNYNRKRDLFAICTSLVLSIFLTISCNKDEESTPKTEANASLTISLKGEYGKGRATIGQGDDETLKEAENKIYKATVFVFNTNGVLDKKADITSPDKSVKIENLTAGKKNVVVVANVPESINFPESINYNWFNKSENIIDLETQYTIDKGLFMSGQASVELVANQTKETTIPISRLVAKVKLGKVTIEPEAGHDISEFNLEKVLIMNARGSALMGLPATNYTLNYLYGAMPVNGNIEKSYLSETISAADYTGRYFYVLPSDNDDGHTTLITLAATYKGIPTYFPFRINNKTAESEGETTDGKFIERNHIYTINITIKRLGNGSVDPTEPGDPAALVVTVEPQDWETEIIQNVEW
- a CDS encoding MarR family winged helix-turn-helix transcriptional regulator; the protein is MTEVSELVALLSKAERGYTKVLNRSFQNAGYDLSREQYELLEVLWEQDHVNQQNISKRLQKDKYNVTKLLNTLQKRGYVQRKMDKEDKRSNFVVLTEKGVESRRELRQIVDQVHTDISFTLSSQELKSAIWVLKKLNLQ
- a CDS encoding DUF1904 family protein, whose protein sequence is MPFLRFHAVEKSRLDLVGERLISEIVRTLGCPRETVVLEVVNSSFVTGENQSSAYPFVKVEYFKRSLEQQNMVAKIIFECLKEIGYPESDAYFSFLEKDCYYENGEVIK
- a CDS encoding FimB/Mfa2 family fimbrial subunit yields the protein MKDRYIILQIVDKATGKDITETGEAGNAQLYLFSPEGEYAGQFLASSEQIKNHTPILLPTGKLDKYHVTAWANMGTSQHFLLPSENSQIEEQAVFLIKGENEYQQNPDNLFFGSTNLSAIEESSPEKITLVRKNARMHITVRGLDTNTPEDDYYLTIQIPNNGYNFSGKPSDGVTTFRETGKFEDNGDFSTRETFNLIHTDEENTASISGVTVCLYEKSSGRSTERLLVATTQDRYGQPLSLPSGQTVNLLIDLREGTNITVYTRITPWDEIYQWTIW
- a CDS encoding DHH family phosphoesterase — encoded protein: MYETIIEKIKEKLANRNLKVVIIPHISPDGDAAGSCSALWQVLDRVGIQAQLMTCDYIPDYLKWLKRIPDAISFQNRPKECKQWLHKADILFMLDHNTVAREGDLEPFVKEFEGEVIMIDHHPDPDKVTYQISDTSVSSTCELLYNVIAKVWGKEIIDTDIANAIYTGISTDTGGLSHNSSHPETYRVIADLLALGLNKDYVHEQLYQRNTLSRLRLTGNCLLNKLTVDEHFPVATIPITFQELELYNYKDGDLEGLVNIPLSIENVLVSVQITERKDKVKLSFRSKGNIPVNLWAKEFFNGGGHLNAAGGQMPLPLDDVVKKVRETAEWFFKQLKMEN